One Spirochaeta africana DSM 8902 genomic window carries:
- the flgB gene encoding flagellar basal body rod protein FlgB, protein MFGNSSFGRTTDILHRTMDVNMLRQSVIADNIANVDTPNFKRSEINFETSLRQALESEKYEPFPQRLTHDRHIPFHRPMDYRDVRPRRNLDFTTSTKNNGNNVDIEIESMNLLNSQLAYQMMTENLSSQFRQVNIVLR, encoded by the coding sequence ATGTTTGGTAATTCAAGCTTTGGCAGGACAACTGATATTCTCCACCGCACCATGGATGTGAACATGCTGCGTCAGTCGGTCATTGCGGACAACATCGCCAATGTAGATACCCCGAACTTCAAGCGCTCAGAGATCAACTTTGAAACCTCGCTGCGTCAGGCGCTGGAGTCGGAAAAATACGAGCCTTTTCCGCAGCGCTTGACCCATGATCGTCATATTCCGTTTCATCGGCCGATGGACTATCGCGATGTTCGACCGCGACGGAATCTTGATTTTACCACCTCGACAAAGAACAACGGGAATAATGTGGATATTGAGATCGAGTCCATGAATCTGCTCAATTCACAGCTGGCGTATCAGATGATGACTGAAAACCTGAGCTCTCAGTTTCGCCAGGTCAATATTGTATTAAGGTAG
- the hslU gene encoding ATP-dependent protease ATPase subunit HslU: MKINIEQMTPAEIVAELDKFIIGQQQAKKAVAIALRNRVRRDRLSEELRDEVSPKNIIMIGPTGVGKTEIARRLSKLTGAPFLKVEATKYTEVGYVGRDVESMVRDLMSSGVAMVKAEQQERVREEAEKRTEEQLLDLLLPGVKPAKPPVEDDETAHSAVTEEAGSSTREKFRRKLRNGDLDDKEVEVNITKQNFPAIEIFSGSSFEEMEMNLGGLGGLLGGKKKKKRTTVKRAREILLADEMEKLVDTEQVADLARQRVEQMGIIFIDEVDKIAAKESRSGADVSREGVQRDILPIVEGSQVNTKYGMVDTSHILFIAAGAFHTSKPSDLIPELQGRFPLRVELEPLDADAFYLILTQPQNSLIRQYTELLKTEDVFLEFSEEAIREICRIAAEVNSRSENIGARRLHTVMEVLLEDVSFTATDLAGQTIPITPQYVQERLGEIIQDQDLSRYIL; encoded by the coding sequence ATGAAGATCAACATCGAGCAGATGACACCGGCAGAAATTGTAGCCGAGCTGGACAAGTTTATCATCGGGCAGCAGCAGGCAAAAAAAGCGGTCGCCATCGCCCTGCGAAATCGGGTGCGCCGGGATCGGTTGTCTGAGGAACTCAGGGACGAGGTCTCGCCCAAGAACATCATTATGATCGGTCCAACCGGTGTGGGTAAGACCGAGATTGCGCGTCGCCTGTCAAAGCTGACCGGGGCGCCGTTTCTGAAGGTAGAGGCCACTAAATATACCGAGGTCGGCTATGTGGGGCGTGATGTCGAGTCGATGGTACGCGACCTCATGTCTTCCGGGGTCGCCATGGTCAAGGCTGAGCAGCAGGAGCGGGTGCGGGAGGAGGCCGAGAAGCGCACCGAGGAGCAGCTGCTGGATCTGCTCCTGCCCGGTGTCAAGCCCGCCAAACCTCCCGTAGAGGATGACGAAACAGCGCATTCCGCAGTCACGGAGGAGGCCGGTTCCTCTACCCGGGAGAAATTCCGGCGCAAGCTTCGCAATGGGGATCTTGATGACAAAGAGGTTGAGGTGAATATCACCAAACAGAACTTTCCGGCTATCGAGATTTTTTCCGGTTCCAGCTTCGAGGAAATGGAGATGAATCTGGGCGGGCTTGGCGGATTGCTTGGCGGCAAAAAAAAGAAGAAGCGTACTACCGTAAAGCGCGCCCGCGAGATTCTGCTTGCGGATGAAATGGAAAAGCTGGTTGATACCGAACAGGTGGCCGATCTGGCCCGGCAGCGTGTCGAACAGATGGGGATTATCTTTATCGATGAGGTCGACAAGATAGCGGCCAAGGAATCCCGCTCAGGGGCAGATGTCAGTCGGGAGGGGGTCCAGCGGGATATCCTGCCGATCGTTGAGGGATCCCAGGTGAATACCAAGTACGGGATGGTTGATACCAGTCACATTCTTTTTATTGCTGCCGGGGCATTCCATACCTCCAAGCCCAGTGATCTGATTCCCGAGTTGCAGGGGCGTTTCCCGTTGCGTGTCGAGCTTGAGCCGCTGGATGCCGATGCCTTTTATCTGATTCTCACCCAGCCGCAGAATTCGCTGATCCGGCAGTACACCGAGCTCTTGAAGACAGAGGACGTATTCCTGGAGTTCAGCGAGGAGGCTATTCGTGAAATTTGTCGTATCGCCGCCGAGGTGAACTCCCGTTCAGAGAATATCGGTGCCCGGCGCCTGCACACCGTTATGGAGGTACTGCTGGAGGATGTCAGCTTTACCGCCACCGATCTGGCCGGACAGACCATTCCGATTACGCCGCAGTATGTGCAGGAGCGGCTTGGTGAGATAATTCAAGACCAGGACTTAAGTCGGTATATTCTTTAG
- the hslV gene encoding ATP-dependent protease subunit HslV translates to MKVRSTTVIAVIRDGKVAMAADGQVTMGNSVMKGNARKIRRIYDDRILVGFAGATADAFTLFEKFEGRVKEYAGDLTRAAVELAKDWRTDRMLRRLEALLLVADRERTLLISGTGDIIEPEDGAIAIGSGGNYAYSAALALLGNTDLPAAEIARQSLEIAGRICIYTNQNIVLEELA, encoded by the coding sequence ATGAAGGTTCGCAGTACGACGGTTATTGCAGTTATTCGTGACGGCAAGGTTGCCATGGCAGCCGATGGTCAGGTGACGATGGGGAACAGTGTGATGAAAGGCAATGCACGGAAGATCCGGCGCATCTATGACGACAGAATCCTGGTCGGTTTCGCCGGCGCCACAGCCGATGCCTTTACCCTGTTTGAAAAATTCGAAGGACGGGTCAAGGAGTATGCCGGAGACCTGACCAGGGCCGCAGTAGAACTGGCCAAGGATTGGCGTACCGACCGTATGCTGCGGCGGCTGGAAGCACTGCTGCTGGTTGCAGATCGGGAGCGAACCCTGCTTATATCCGGCACCGGGGATATCATCGAGCCGGAGGACGGCGCGATCGCGATCGGTTCAGGGGGCAACTACGCCTATTCCGCAGCTCTTGCCCTGCTGGGGAATACCGATCTCCCCGCTGCCGAGATAGCCCGGCAGAGTCTGGAGATTGCCGGGCGCATCTGCATCTATACCAATCAGAATATTGTCCTGGAGGAGCTGGCATGA